The window ctggtctagccaagcaataatatctccaccaagtcttggcagatccagacaagcaaaatgtagcaaaatcgactcAATTGGTCTCAACAATTCCCATATTATTGAGAACCTCataacagctgtctagataatcctggggatcctcagtagatgcaccgttgaaagtagtagtgaagagcttagtGAACCTGTCCAGCCTCtacaaagcatcgacagacatagccGCTGCATCACCGGTCTGAGTTACCATACCAGACTGAACTgttccaactggctgaaccgctgtaATCTGAATatgaggagctacctgctctggagtgcgagtagcaggagtctgagctcctcctccagcctaagagacagctggtgctacgggaagcaaacctgTTCAGGTGAcgctctccatgaggcccactagtcGGACCAGAgtatcctgaagaactggggtagcaataaacccctttgggacctaagctgggcctaccgaaactgctggggccggaacttCCTCGTCcaaatccacctgaggctccgctactggtgctgctgctcgaggctgagctctacccctaactcgacctctagcacggcctcgacctcgccctttgcccctcatgggagctactgctgggggctcgaGCTGCTGATCGATGGATGAGGAAgtgcatgttctcaccatctacgaaagaacagagtaaaaattcaattagcattgcgAAACGacaccgcacgacaagaaagaacaaatgtgaagttttcctaactctgtagcctctagggaataaatacagacatctccgtaccgatccctcagactctctaagcttgtccgtgaattatgagacctatgtaacctagagctctgataccaacttgtcacaacccggattttccaccatcgggagtcgtgatggtgcctactcgtagaagctaggcaagccacgaagtTTAGAAATTTTAACTCTTTCGTTTTAGTCCTTTTTAATAACTTGTAATAATATGTgatcaacatttaaataatagcggaagatgaaattaagcggaagacttagactAATATAATACCCAAAATAGATATGGAAATGCCAACATGCGTCTCTACCCAGAAACTCgtgtcacaacattcacggactgtctatgaatactacatacagatgtctgaagaaaagaaatacagtCTGTCTCGAATACAAATGAAAACAGAACAGATAAGAAGATATAAGAGAcaccgggcctgcggacgcctgcaagactacctcgggatctctgtggactgaaggctggctccccaagTCCTACTGTCCCGGTGCTGCTCCgatatctgcacagagtgcagagtgtagcatcagcacaaccaaccccatgtgctggtaagtgtctggcctaaccccgacaaggtagtgacgaggctaggaccaaactctagataaacctgtgcaataaTATAACATACGACGGAAACTAAATAGGAATACGCAGTTTAAATGGGAGGGGTGCATGCTTCGAGGAACACATCAAATCCAGCAGAAATAAGgagaaatatgagagaaacaactcaaatctataataaagtaacaataacattgttgcggcgtgcaacccgatccaatatatataacattgttgcggcgtgcaacccgatccaatatatataacattgttgtggcgtgcaacccgatacaatATATATagcattgttgcggcatgcaacccaatccaatatatataatattattgcggcgtgcaacccgatccaatatatttatataccttAAACTCAATCGTACcacgagtcccggcaagggatcaacaataaactacactatcccggcaagggatcaacaataaactacactatccTGGCAAGGGGATTCAACAATgaaagtatatacgtcccggcaagggagaatcagctataaccaatcttaactcaactcctactcaTCCCAGTCAACACCAATACTAAATCATCAGTAATTTCCACGAAAACAAActaaatccttgctcaatatcggGAATCACCAATTAAGCATCCGTAgaatcatttaagaacacaacaaatattaatttaagactcacggttatgctcgacaccaacatatagatactcgtcaccatgcctataagtcgtactcaacaagaagcaggtagcaaataggacacaactcctaatccctcaagctaaggttagaccgaacacttacctcgatgccacgaacacaattcacgattcaattatagctttaccccttgattccaaccaccaattcgctcgtatctagttacaagttacttaattacatcaataaacactaaatgaatcaattggaatgatgaaaaatgagttttctaaagttttacccaaaaagtcaaaaatcgccccagggcccacatgatcaaaactcgaggttcgaaccaaaacccgattacccattcctccACGactccaaatatatgatttgttttgaaatcagatctCAAATCAAGGACCAAATTCCCAAttaaaacctaggttctacccaaaacacccaatttcccccatgaaaatcattgattttgagttgaaatcatgtgaaaagatgttaatgattgaagaaaacgagttagaaatcacttaccaatgttttatAGAAGAAAgattatttgaaaaatcgcctcttatgtttttggggttttgaaaaatgaaaaataactgaaaatcccgttttAATATACCCATCTCAGACCccgttgtgcggaccgcacaaaatggactgcggccgcacggTCCTTCCTGAGGGTACTGCAGTCCAATGCTTCTGTGTGGACCGCTCAaagtcgactgcggccgcacagccctcCACCGTGCACAACACAAGGTCGACTATGGAACGCACTGGCCCCTTCCGCGGTCACACACATTTTCTTGGGAACCtcactggcgggttcagagacctgcaacttctttGAACCTGCGACATCTgatttttaagcctaagacaccccggaacctatccgaaactcacccgagccctcggggctccaaaccaaatatacacacaacctcaaaaatatcatatggacctactcgtgtgatcacatcatcaaaatagcatgtaaaatcatgaattaaacctcaaaactcaacattttcatcaaggactctcaaagttcataacttttcaaccggaagtccaactcacgtcaaataaattcCGTTGTTCACCAAACTTTACAGACGACATATATAAATCACATCGAACCTGTACCGGACCCTGGAAccataatacgggcccgataccacagGTTTCACATAACATTCACTTTCAAAAAcgtttatatttttcagaaaatattttctttcaaaaattcatttctcgggcttgggacctcggaatttgatttcgggcatacgcccaagtcccatattttcctacggaccctcccggactatcaaataatgggtctgggtccgtttacctaaaatattgaccgaaatcaaatttattcattttacagtcaaaaattattatttttcacaggTTTTAACATTTAGGCTTTTCCgactatgcgcccggactgcgcacgcaaatcgaggtgataataaataaggttttcaaggcctcaaaaatACAGAATTTAGTTTAATAgaaagtgatgaccttttgggtcatcataagTAACAAGTCAATATTGGCACTGATGTACTAAAAGAGAGTGCTTGACTGCTACTAATTGAGAGGATGAGTTATAACTCTTAATGAAATTCATAGTCCTTATGGATGATGTATTTAAAAGcagtatacacttgatgaattcACCTATATGAGAGTAGAGTGGGCCGCTCCTATGAGATTTTGGCCTAGTCTCTAGAGCTCTCATGAATAACCAGGCACGCGCATGGCCTATTGGGCGCAAAATCGCATTGAACAACAAAATTACCGGGGGTAAAATGTGATTCATAAAATCTCTGACTTACAATAAGAATTTAgttcatagaaatattatatttcaccagtaattctgtgagttaaattttattgatttaagTTTGGTTCATAGTCTAAAAGACACCAAACCTATTACATTTAGACAATACAAATCAAGCAAGTTTATTTTTGAAGGTCTTTAAAATAGTAGGGGACTGTGACAATATTTTAATGCCCTTTGTTGACAAATGTCTTAACCAAAACCATGTGGCAAGTCTTCTAGAAGCTATGAGATAAATGGCAAAATGCTTTTGAAAAGTGACAATTGCTTTGCCACGTTCTTTTCCCTCAGCATGTTGAATCCAAGACAAAAAGAAATCCTCTTCTCTTTCCTTCTAATTTCATTATTCACCAGCTTCCCTTTGTTGTATTTCTTTTTGGTAGTTTAACTTCTCCTGTTCCCCTCTTTTAAATAGCTGAGTTTGTAATATATAAATTTTGCTGATTCCTGCatcctctaaataaatagagATGGGCTTGTTTAATCTTGGGAAAACATTTCACATTACTGAAATAATTTCTTAAGATAGTGTCTCGCACGACTCAAGCCAATTCGTGTATCTGCGTAGAAATAATATTATTGCACTATTATTATCGTTATTTTCTGGTGTCATTTCCTTACATATTCTACTAgagtgctcatacacttgtgtcACTggatcttggcacacactagtagacttatgattttgggttATTTTCTACAGTTATGATTGCATTTAGCTGCTTTTGTTTTGATTACTTTAAATCCGTTATTCATTAAatcttttaaattaagaaaaaaaatttacttgaaaaactttttaaaatgataaatcaCTAGATTATTtactattggcttgcctaacaacgatgCTGGATGCCATCACAACCTAaattggaattgggtcgtgacaacacctGTTGTCTTATTTGTTATTCTTTCTTTCCCGTTGAATATgtaaaaaaacatgaaaaataatttaGCAGTATGTAAATTATGTTCTTGCTAGATCCTTTGCCTTACATTTTCTTATTATGAGCATCGCGCTGAAAAAAAGTACTCTTTTTTGTTCTAATTTATATTGTAAAGTCTCATTTTAGATGTTTCAGAAATGATAAGACAACATTCCGTTTGATACTAATATTCTCGACTCAACTGTTACAATTTAAAGAAATATAAATACgtatatttaaaatttatattcaGATGTAAAATGAAATAACAGGGACATTTTAAAAGACAGCTAGATTATCCAGTCCCACGAAGTCCACGTGTATAAAAGTAGTGTAATGCTCCCTGTGTTGGGCCAAATTATCGTGCCCGCCGCGCCTTCTAAGACAACAATCCCATAttccattttttaaaatttttttgaaGATTTCAACCGTTTTGAAGCTTCTTGGCAGTTGTCACGTTTTCACTGTATCATCATACAAAAATATTCCGATTTTGAGACAGAGAGAAAAAACAaagaatggaggaaaaatgaagaGAGATAATAGGAGAAGAGACGAGCACAGTACGCATCCTACCATACATTGACAACAACATACCCCTAAATCCACCCTCacaattattatttttctaatgtTCTGAGACAATTACCCATTTTTTACCTTCATTCTTAAGCCTTCCTTTAATCCAATACCTTTTTCCTAATCATATCTATTTTGTTTTCCTACTTATACGCATACCTTTTTCTTGATTGTCAGAGGAAAGTGGGTGGTTGAGTGTAtgcttctgttttttttttcttcgtaGAAATTGGATTAGGTTCATCTCAGAGTTTTATTATTTCTGGTAGAAGATTAGAATAGAGGGAATTAATTTTGAGAGAAAGGAGAATGGAGGGGACGATGGAAAAGGGAGTATTGGATGATATAATAAGGAGGTTATTGGAAGAGAAGGGAGGGAAGCAAGTTCAGCTCTCTGAGGCTGAGATCCGCCAGCTTTGTGTCAATGCTCGCCAGATTTTCCTCTCTCAGCCTAATCTCCTCCAGCTTCGTGCCCCCATTAGGATCTGCGgtattttcctttgcctttttattcatttttgattttttatttatattggtAGTGTCCGAATCAGCTTATTATCTCCCATTACCACAGGAAATATTGAATATTTTTTCAGCATGCAGGATGAATGGTCTTTTTAATATGTGATTGTGTGTCTTAGCATCTATCGTTTATTGTCACATAATTGGTAAAAAATGGACCTTTATGATTTGAGATGTCTATTCTTTGATATAGTAATTAAGAAAAAGATATGTATTATATTCCCTTCTTCCCTCTCCTCTCTTCTTTAGATGGGAATGCAGAGTGTTACAAAGAGCCCCTTATAATTGATATCTGCAATTTACTATTGTGACCTAATAACCTGAGCTTGGTATGAAATATTGGATTGCAAAGGTTGATGGTCCTCGGATAACAATAAGATATTGTTTGCATTAAAACATTTACATGTGCAATGAACATGTTGGAGGTTGAAGGTGCAGTTTGGTTTATAAGTATTCATAGATAGTTATGCAATGCTAGAAAATCTTTATATACTACTCCTATTATATAGATAAATTGTGGTTTACATGAAGGAAATATGTTATTAGCTAATAGACTTACATCGCCAAATTCTGGTGTCTGTGAAATATGTTTGATAATCTTAAATGTAAATTTTGGAGGCTCTTTTTGATGCTATAATTATCAGATTCTTGATGTTTTTTTTGCTTGCATTGAACATTTAGTTTCTAACGGGATATCATAAATGCCTCTCTTTGTAATACTCTCACAAATTTATCTCTTTCTTTTACCATTCTTGCAGGTGACATACATGGCCAATTCCAAGACTTATTAAGACTTTTTGAATATGGTGGCTATCCTCCTTCAGCAAACTACCTTTTTCTGGGGGATTATGTTGATCGAGGCAAGAAGAGCTTAGAAACAATATGTTTGCTACTGGCGTACAAAATTAGGTACCCCGACAAGATCTTCCTTCTTAGAGGGAACCATGAAGATGCAAAAATCAACAGGGTCTATGGATTTTATGATGAATGTAAAAGGAGATTCAATGTTAGGCTATGGAAGATATTCACAGACTGCTTTAATTGTTTACCTGTTGCTGCACTTATAGACGAAAAGATCCTTTGCATGCATGGTGGGATTTCTCCAGAGCTAAAAAGTTTGGACCAAATAAACGAAATTCAGCGGCCAGCTGAGATTCCAGACGGTGGCTTGCTGTGTGATCTGCTGTGGGCTGATCCTGACCCTAGAATTAAGGGTTGGTCAGAGAGTGATCGAGGTGTTTCTTGTACTTTTGGACCTGATGTAGTTGCCGAGTTTTTGGCTAAGAATGAGTTAGACCTCATCTGCCGGGGTCATCAGGTATGCCATACTCTGGATGGTCAAAAAATTATCTCGCTGATAAGCTTTGAAAACTCCAAACACCTACTTTTAGCTTGTATTCTTTAAAGCAAAGCTTATTTTCCAGGCATTTCTTATTTTCACTTCGTAAAAATGCCCATGCTAGAAAATTTCATATCTTTCTCATGGAAATGTGTTTTCTACAAAAATGTCAAGCAAAGTATTTATCCAGATTATGACATGAATATAGTTCTGTTTTTGTTTTGAAGTATTCTGGGGCAATTTTAAGAAGAGTTATTGTCGAAGCACTTCAATTATGATACTCTTGCAGTAGTTGTTCGCTTGCTTCTAAGCCATCAGCATTTCAGTTTCCTCAAGTTTTATATTTGTCCCGTATGTATTCTGATTCCTAAATTTTTGTTTTAGGTGGTGGAGGATGGATATGAATTCTTTGCCAAGCGAAGACTTGTGACTCTGTTTTCTGCTCCCAACTATGGTGGGGAGTTCGATAATGCAGGTGCTTTATTAAGCGTTGATGAGCAACTTGTATGTTCTTTTGAAATATTGAAACCGATATTATCTAGCGGTTCAAAGTTGCCCCTAAAGAAGGTATGATATTCTTGTTTATATTTTCTCAAGTTAATATAGTGATTTTGACATGAAAGAGTTCTTACAAGTCCCCGGTAAGTTTCTGAAATGAAGACTCTACCAGACATCTAACAATTGTGTTTTTCATTTGAACAGCCACCAAAGGTTGGAGGGATGTGATACAGTAGAAAGTGTACATGGAGATTTATCCATAATATAGCGAAGAATGATAAGCACTACACTTTATATTTTGTTATTAACACTAGCCATCCTTTCCCAATACCTTTTTGGCTTTGGAACTGTGGATGGGCCATGAGTATATTACTACCAAAGGGGAAAAAAATCTGTAAATCGGCAACATAACTTATATTCAGAAGATCTAAGATGTTTCAGTTTTTATAGACACATTTTGTTTCCTTTCTGTATTTACTAGCACTCAGATTTGACAATCCTTGATTTAGGATGAGTTGCTTTATCATCCAATAGTTTAAAAAATTCTGTAAGGTTATAGTTTAtaaatcttttcttttaaggATAACACAACCATTTTGTAACTGCAACAATGACTTACTTGATGATGAGAATGGTATCTAAACTAAACAGCCAGTGGAAATGTTACAAGCCCATTCCCCTCTCCGGTCCATGCCTCTCTTTGTGCAATAAGTAAAGAAGCTTAATGGGACAATGGTGTTCTAAATGTTGTAAGTTGCAAGTATGCAGCAAATGATATTAAACTCTTTTCATACACCTGATCTTCTGTTCTATCATCTGTTTGTCCATAAACTATAGTATTGGAAATACATGTTCGGCCACCAGTATCAAATATTGAACTTAAGTATTTGAAATACTGGTAAAATATAGTAGAAGAACTTGTTTGAGGCGTATTTCAAGGGAACAATGGACACGGCTctactttttttttaaagtaaaattcATGTTTACTTCTATATACTTCTTTGGCAACTTCAATTTTCAAATACTCGCTAAACAGTCCTTTTTAAGTTATTGAAATTGCAACCTAATAGTTACAGAATAGTGTAGTCAAAGTAGGCCAAGTCGATAACATTTTCTATCTATTCATATTATAAAGATATATTGGCCAAAAAGCCAGCTGATacgacgaaacctatcaaaagcCTTTCCCATTATACAAAGGTTCATTAATTCAAAATGATTTTAAAAGCTTTTTTGTATAAAAAATTAAGGGAAAAAAAGCCCATAGTAAACGATCCCCAAGATCTGTAGTGAGCAGGAAGAATTCTTTAGATCTTCGTAAAATGATAtgttcttttttaatttttgtatatcAGATTCTATAAATTCCTCTCTTCCCATCTAAAGCACAACAAAGTGAAATAGCATTGGCATAACTTCGCAAAAAGCTAGCCCAAGTGTAAATTAAGCACCATAACTGAGATTTTTCTACTTCTGCAATGGAACCTACTTGAAGCTATCACAAGGGAACTAAAATAGTTATATGTTCCAGCTGCCTCCATGTTATCAAACTTGACTTCAACTTTTTCAATCTAGTTAACTTGCCTCCGCAGTAAGCAGGTGAATTTAGTTTGTTAGTAATCTACGAAGGAGAAAACTTTCTTCACTGGTTTACACTCGAAGTGCAATAACAAGTAAACCTGTACTCATCGCTAACTTTGACTGGGAACACAGCAACAAGATGAAACTCCTCTCAAGTAAGGAGATATTCATCTTAAACTACCCTTTTCGCTCCCTTGACTTGTAGGGGATCTCGGATTCACATTTCCTCCCAATCTCCTGGCCGTGCGTTGGAGGGCTGCTATGTTTCTGGCGTTGCCTATTGCTTTTCCTTTGACTGCATATTAAAAGTAAATTTACAGTGATGAAGTATGATATCATTAAGCATGCAGACATTATCAAACTTCCAAATACATCACTCTAATGGACTAAGAATCATACGCTGGAACTTAGAAAGTAACAACTAACATTCTAATATTACATGCCACATCAGAGAGAGTTGATGAAGCTTCAAATAAGATCCTCTTTATTTTATAActactaaaaaaaaaagagtggcCTCACCTGGTAAATAGAAGTCCTGCTGTAAGAACCATGGCTCCTACTGCCCAAGATATTGTTTCTTTAAATGTCATGTCCTCTACCCATTGTTTGAAATCTTCCGTTTTCTCTTGCACCTTGGATAGTGAAGCCCTCCATGACTCAGCAATAAAATCCACGCTAGATTTTCCACATAGCAAGAAACTTCTTCTGGATCATCATACAAAGACTTCACAGTAAAACCTGCAACGCGCAGAGCTCTGTCCCATTAGAGATCCATTGGGATGCTCTACAACAAACAAAGTCGTTTACACCACAGGGTGCTAGAACCTGACATGTTGTAACAATCCGGCCgattattttgagagtattagccccgatacccgatttattgctccctctattttagtttgtggttatgtgacttgccatgATGGTTGATGTCGGGTTCGGGTgaatttcggagtggaatgagatacatagtccctaaattgaaagtttgagtcgtaggagttgaccgtagtttgacttgtgtgaagacgactccggaacgGAGTTTCgacagttccaatagctccgtatggtaattttgatcTTAGGAGCGTGTTGGGAAGTtcatttggaggtctgtaggtcgtttcggcataaattggcgaaagttgaaaagttggaatattttggaaagtttgaccgggagtgaactttttgatatcggggtcggatttcgattccgaaagttgaaataggttcgtAATATCATAtaggacttgcatgcaaaatttggtgtcaccaACGAAGTCGTCAAGTAGATCGAAGAGGCCTTGAGCGGAATGCGAGCTTGCTTCCGTGATTAGCATGAGATCGTCAAGGTGAGTAACCGGTTTGGTTTTCTTCCCGAGGCTGCATTGGTTTTATGGCAATCGCTTCGATCCACCCCCTCGGTGAAAAACCGAATACGCCCTGAGGAATTCCTACCAGCAGACTTCCCTGTACTCAAAGTGAATTGTCTAAGTGCTCTCCTTTGTCTCATTGTTTATCTCGTAATCATTCGATTCCGCCCCTAAAGCTAGCTCatactcctcctccttctcctttaGGATAGGATCCTCCTTGGTCCTTTTCACATAACATTCTCGGTTGCCTCCGGTCCAGTAGGTCGGTCGCCCTCTAGCCAGTGACTAGCCCAG of the Nicotiana tabacum cultivar K326 chromosome 7, ASM71507v2, whole genome shotgun sequence genome contains:
- the LOC107825219 gene encoding serine/threonine-protein phosphatase PP1 isozyme 9-like, coding for MEGTMEKGVLDDIIRRLLEEKGGKQVQLSEAEIRQLCVNARQIFLSQPNLLQLRAPIRICGDIHGQFQDLLRLFEYGGYPPSANYLFLGDYVDRGKKSLETICLLLAYKIRYPDKIFLLRGNHEDAKINRVYGFYDECKRRFNVRLWKIFTDCFNCLPVAALIDEKILCMHGGISPELKSLDQINEIQRPAEIPDGGLLCDLLWADPDPRIKGWSESDRGVSCTFGPDVVAEFLAKNELDLICRGHQVVEDGYEFFAKRRLVTLFSAPNYGGEFDNAGALLSVDEQLVCSFEILKPILSSGSKLPLKKPPKVGGM